The following are encoded in a window of Rubellicoccus peritrichatus genomic DNA:
- a CDS encoding STM4012 family radical SAM protein, giving the protein MERPMVKMVSMGIAFHMIPCGQSLMQMEYWSKMTLAEQFYANPYVGYTYAYPHKTAYRKFDVPLSLCDVWAVENQQNLFLYIHIPFCEMRCGFCNLFTTTNPDETVIDHYLTQLEIEIEEMSKTLCPEHRFVRGAFGGGTPSILNPQQLDRLLACLFDKLNFSEQIALSFEVSPHTVTSEKLDMLKQHGIERVSIGVQSFYAHEVKEMGRPQKQDALEKALSLIDSYKFPVFNIDLIYGASQQTVESFKQSIKRALDFGANEIYLYPLYVRPLTGLERLGRKADNRLTLYRAGRDELRKKGFEQVSMRLFRNHDHAKGSLEYCCQEDGMVGLGIGARSYTHHIHYSSEYAVGRNSIKAIIDEYLSKQAKDFREIAYGFQLNDEEQSRRYIIKSLLRTEGLDLHAYEEVFSRNAIDQHKQLQELCRVGLAEATDGMLNLNDKGLELSDAIGPWLFSEVAAEKMKTYQLA; this is encoded by the coding sequence ATGGAACGGCCTATGGTGAAGATGGTTTCTATGGGCATCGCCTTTCACATGATACCGTGTGGACAGTCCCTTATGCAGATGGAATATTGGAGTAAGATGACACTAGCCGAGCAATTTTATGCAAATCCTTATGTCGGATACACCTATGCTTATCCGCATAAAACAGCTTACCGAAAGTTCGATGTACCCTTATCACTATGCGATGTGTGGGCAGTGGAGAATCAACAAAATCTGTTTCTCTATATACATATTCCGTTTTGTGAAATGCGCTGCGGTTTCTGTAATCTCTTCACCACAACGAATCCAGATGAGACTGTAATTGATCACTACCTTACGCAATTGGAGATAGAGATTGAGGAGATGAGTAAAACGCTGTGTCCGGAACATCGGTTTGTTCGTGGCGCTTTTGGTGGCGGAACGCCTTCAATCCTCAATCCACAGCAATTGGATCGTCTGCTTGCATGTTTGTTCGATAAACTTAATTTTTCCGAGCAGATTGCATTGTCTTTTGAGGTGTCACCACACACGGTCACTTCTGAAAAATTGGATATGCTAAAGCAGCATGGTATTGAGAGAGTCAGTATTGGAGTTCAAAGCTTCTACGCGCATGAGGTTAAAGAAATGGGGAGACCACAAAAGCAAGATGCCCTCGAGAAGGCTTTATCGTTAATTGATTCATATAAGTTTCCTGTTTTCAATATCGATCTGATTTACGGCGCTTCTCAACAGACAGTCGAGAGCTTTAAACAGTCTATCAAGCGTGCCCTTGATTTTGGTGCCAATGAAATCTATCTTTACCCATTATACGTTAGACCGCTTACGGGTCTTGAGCGATTAGGGAGAAAAGCAGACAATCGACTGACCTTATATCGTGCCGGGCGTGATGAATTACGAAAGAAGGGATTTGAGCAAGTCTCGATGCGGCTTTTCCGGAATCATGATCATGCGAAAGGTTCACTGGAATACTGTTGTCAGGAAGATGGCATGGTAGGCCTTGGGATAGGCGCTCGGTCTTATACGCATCATATTCACTACAGCAGTGAATATGCTGTTGGCCGTAATAGCATTAAAGCAATTATTGATGAATACCTCAGTAAACAGGCTAAAGATTTCCGTGAAATCGCTTACGGATTCCAATTGAATGATGAGGAGCAGAGTCGTCGCTATATCATAAAATCACTATTGCGTACGGAAGGATTGGATCTCCATGCTTACGAGGAAGTCTTTAGTAGGAATGCAATTGATCAGCATAAACAGCTTCAAGAGCTTTGTCGCGTTGGGCTGGCAGAGGCAACTGATGGTATGCTGAATTTAAATGATAAGGGATTGGAGCTTTCTGATGCGATTGGACCATGGCTTTTCTCAGAAGTTGCTGCTGAGAAAATGAAAACCTATCAGTTGGCATGA
- a CDS encoding biopolymer transporter ExbD, with protein sequence MADFTPVIESNGAGIKALRRRRRRKRDYGDDVAVDFSPLIDCVFLLLIFFLVATILKRLEKQIPVMLPDSTSSLAQEAELSEVVIALGEDGVILQGIARPNKLETISYAPIDDIAVFLKELAQQRGTNTPIRIDADRDVPFQEVIDTLDICSIQGFEDVGVRLKHHDKMFFEILKGKR encoded by the coding sequence ATGGCTGATTTTACTCCAGTCATTGAATCGAATGGTGCGGGCATTAAGGCGTTACGTCGCCGGAGAAGGCGAAAGCGTGATTACGGTGATGATGTTGCCGTCGACTTTTCTCCCCTGATTGATTGTGTGTTCCTGCTCCTCATTTTCTTTCTGGTTGCCACGATTTTAAAGCGCCTTGAAAAGCAGATCCCGGTCATGCTTCCGGATAGTACATCATCTCTGGCTCAGGAGGCGGAGTTAAGTGAAGTTGTGATTGCTCTGGGGGAGGATGGGGTGATCCTGCAAGGTATTGCCCGGCCCAATAAACTGGAGACAATCAGCTATGCGCCCATTGACGACATTGCTGTTTTCCTGAAGGAGCTGGCGCAGCAGAGGGGGACGAATACCCCGATTCGAATTGATGCGGATCGCGATGTGCCTTTTCAGGAAGTCATTGATACGCTGGATATCTGTTCGATTCAGGGCTTTGAAGATGTTGGGGTGCGTCTCAAGCACCATGATAAGATGTTTTTTGAAATCTTGAAAGGAAAGCGTTAG
- a CDS encoding STM4015 family protein, which translates to MKRCELVYMDAKSSKFWNLELNGSRHSLAYGRIGTDGQKKEKDFDSEEKAEAAFHKLVKEKMAKGYVEAAGSGVESCGHVSNDTNLPLISFSSINHKDEVYDNVKTFVGKRVLDYDPEKASRDTSKLIYRFRSDWDEDVCEEHLKHFIDSDASLEATGIIIGAWHGDDPENSPESVIKLLIDNKERLPKLAAIYLGDITSEENEMSWIYQTDVSPLFEGFPQLQLLRTRGGQDLALSKPDHPNLRALALESGGLPVEVIRSICTSNFPNLEYLEIWLGTDEYGGNSSVQDLQPILAGKLFPKLKYLGLRNCDYVDDIAGVIVNSPIIDRIETLDLSLGTLTDAGAKALLSLPQNGTLKKLNIHHHYVSGSLVKELNQLDIAVDTSNPSEMEDDDEWRFVAVGE; encoded by the coding sequence ATGAAGCGTTGTGAACTCGTTTACATGGACGCCAAGTCCAGCAAATTCTGGAATTTAGAGCTGAATGGCTCTCGCCACTCGCTGGCATATGGTCGCATTGGAACAGATGGACAAAAGAAAGAGAAAGACTTTGACTCAGAAGAAAAAGCCGAAGCAGCATTTCATAAGTTGGTGAAGGAAAAAATGGCCAAAGGTTACGTAGAAGCCGCTGGGAGTGGAGTTGAGTCATGCGGACATGTAAGCAACGACACCAATCTACCTTTGATTTCATTTTCTTCAATTAATCATAAAGACGAAGTCTATGATAACGTGAAGACATTTGTGGGCAAGCGAGTGCTCGACTATGATCCAGAGAAAGCTTCCAGAGATACGAGCAAGTTGATTTACCGCTTTCGGTCCGATTGGGATGAAGATGTCTGTGAAGAGCATTTAAAGCATTTTATAGATAGCGACGCTTCCCTAGAAGCAACTGGTATAATCATTGGTGCTTGGCATGGCGATGATCCGGAAAATAGCCCTGAAAGCGTAATCAAGCTTCTGATCGACAACAAAGAAAGACTCCCCAAACTAGCCGCAATCTACTTGGGAGACATTACTTCTGAGGAAAATGAAATGTCCTGGATTTATCAGACAGATGTGTCCCCACTATTTGAGGGATTTCCGCAGTTACAACTACTTCGCACTCGAGGCGGACAAGACCTAGCCCTCAGCAAGCCAGACCATCCAAATCTTCGAGCGCTGGCCCTGGAGTCAGGCGGCCTTCCGGTTGAGGTTATCCGTTCCATCTGCACTTCGAACTTTCCCAATTTAGAGTATCTGGAAATTTGGTTAGGGACGGATGAATATGGTGGCAATAGTTCCGTACAAGACCTTCAGCCTATTCTAGCAGGCAAACTCTTCCCAAAGCTAAAATATCTTGGACTCCGTAACTGTGACTATGTAGACGATATTGCAGGTGTTATTGTCAATAGCCCCATCATTGATCGCATCGAAACACTCGATTTATCCCTCGGGACACTAACGGACGCTGGAGCAAAAGCCCTTCTTTCTCTTCCGCAAAACGGAACCTTGAAGAAGTTGAATATCCACCATCACTATGTAAGTGGAAGTTTGGTAAAAGAGCTCAATCAACTTGATATCGCGGTCGACACTTCCAACCCAAGCGAAATGGAAGACGATGACGAATGGCGTTTCGTCGCAGTCGGCGAATAG
- a CDS encoding HAD family hydrolase, whose protein sequence is MNSFPHAIIFDLDNTLLDRDTSVRRLLTQQWLQFFPEHNCVLKDAFIEKFLREDNNGYSNKVETYTRVLRHFEGLTAEPEFLAEHFRGEISNCVVCFESVKDVLCKLSDTYKLGMITNGTSDIQRSKINTLGLESYFDSILIGGEGVAAKPSGEIFEKSLEQLGVKASQAIMVGDHDVNDIQAASNCGIKTVWIRNKYYAQPECCDYVISNVSELFSILDR, encoded by the coding sequence ATGAACTCATTTCCACATGCTATAATTTTTGACTTGGATAATACGTTACTTGATCGTGACACATCTGTGAGGCGATTACTGACGCAGCAATGGTTACAATTCTTTCCTGAGCATAATTGTGTGCTGAAAGATGCCTTTATTGAGAAATTCCTACGAGAGGATAACAATGGTTATTCGAATAAGGTGGAGACCTATACTCGTGTTCTTCGGCATTTTGAGGGTCTTACTGCGGAGCCTGAGTTTTTAGCTGAGCATTTTAGAGGTGAAATATCAAATTGCGTTGTCTGCTTTGAGTCAGTCAAAGATGTCCTTTGCAAATTGTCTGATACTTACAAACTAGGCATGATCACAAATGGAACTAGTGACATCCAGCGCAGTAAGATTAATACGCTCGGCCTAGAATCTTATTTTGACTCGATTTTGATCGGTGGAGAGGGAGTTGCTGCTAAGCCGTCCGGTGAAATATTCGAAAAAAGCCTGGAGCAATTGGGTGTCAAAGCATCGCAGGCAATAATGGTTGGAGATCATGACGTGAATGATATTCAAGCCGCAAGTAACTGTGGTATAAAGACCGTTTGGATTCGGAACAAATATTATGCTCAACCAGAGTGCTGTGATTACGTTATTTCTAATGTATCCGAGCTCTTTTCTATTTTAGATAGATAA
- a CDS encoding biopolymer transporter ExbD — protein sequence MQFSQVEEEEPELSIAPLIDCVFLLLIFFLVTTMLKKDDKSVEHIELPSSASALEVPPDDSMFVIALDADGEIYYEGEPTTIQLLHYRLRAIEQTDPERRIRLDTDGETPFNRVAEVLDICAFRNLRNVGVRTFHEKYD from the coding sequence ATGCAGTTTTCACAAGTAGAAGAGGAAGAGCCCGAGTTGAGCATTGCGCCTTTGATCGACTGCGTGTTTTTGCTGCTCATTTTCTTTCTGGTCACAACCATGTTGAAAAAGGACGACAAGTCGGTTGAACATATCGAACTGCCATCGTCTGCATCCGCACTGGAGGTTCCGCCGGATGATTCGATGTTCGTTATCGCCTTGGATGCCGATGGTGAGATCTACTATGAGGGTGAGCCAACGACCATTCAATTGCTCCACTATCGCTTAAGGGCAATTGAACAAACCGATCCGGAGCGTCGGATTCGTTTGGATACGGATGGTGAGACTCCGTTTAACCGGGTTGCTGAAGTACTGGATATTTGCGCCTTCCGTAATCTCAGAAATGTTGGCGTGCGCACTTTTCACGAGAAATACGATTAA
- a CDS encoding STM4011 family radical SAM protein, whose amino-acid sequence MNWYIYYRGPLGSCNYGCSYCPFSKRTNTLSELKDDFDKLDRFTEWVSVQKYGIRVLFTPWGEALIHPAYQKALIELSHLPHLQEVAIQTNLSGKLDWIANVNPHKMSLWATYHPSETDRSEFLERCFWLRSQGIAFSVGVVGKREHFDEIEALRRMLPDTYYLWVNAFDDDPSYYTGEEIKRLERYDPLFPVNVKRYPSLGRACYAGETAFTVDGNGDVRRCHFIHKVIGNIYEDDFSSALKPKVCTNETCSCHIGYVHLKELQLYERFGNRLAGRIPLGYT is encoded by the coding sequence ATGAATTGGTACATTTATTATCGAGGCCCCCTGGGTAGTTGTAATTATGGTTGCAGTTATTGCCCGTTCAGCAAGCGGACTAATACCCTGAGTGAGCTGAAGGATGACTTTGATAAACTTGATCGATTTACCGAATGGGTATCTGTTCAAAAGTATGGCATAAGAGTCTTATTTACTCCTTGGGGTGAGGCACTGATACACCCTGCTTATCAAAAAGCATTGATTGAATTAAGTCATTTACCACATCTGCAGGAAGTTGCAATTCAAACAAATTTATCCGGAAAATTGGATTGGATTGCGAATGTGAATCCCCATAAGATGTCACTTTGGGCAACTTATCATCCTAGTGAAACTGACCGTAGTGAGTTCCTTGAAAGGTGTTTTTGGCTGAGAAGTCAAGGAATCGCTTTTTCAGTAGGAGTTGTTGGTAAGCGTGAACACTTTGATGAGATCGAAGCCTTGCGGAGGATGCTTCCAGATACTTACTATCTGTGGGTCAATGCATTTGATGATGATCCCAGTTATTATACTGGTGAAGAGATCAAGAGACTTGAGCGATACGATCCTTTGTTTCCTGTAAATGTAAAGCGTTACCCATCATTGGGTAGGGCGTGTTATGCTGGCGAAACGGCTTTTACAGTTGATGGAAATGGAGATGTGCGTCGTTGTCATTTTATTCATAAGGTGATTGGTAATATCTATGAGGATGACTTCTCGAGCGCATTGAAGCCAAAGGTCTGTACTAATGAAACGTGCAGTTGCCACATCGGATACGTGCATCTGAAAGAGCTTCAGTTATATGAACGTTTTGGCAATCGCCTGGCAGGGCGCATACCATTAGGATACACGTGA
- a CDS encoding HugZ family protein: MIDESQNNTAQTGLQELIAKTNSAILATTNSEKQGEASYSPYVMDETGNFYIFISEAAKHTKNLMDAPTLSLMLIEDEAECRSIFARKRLTLKCDATFISRDDAVFDERIAQFKETHGAIVSTLVNMTDFHLVRLAPESGRLVIGFGQAYDVKGTDFSNFQHATVGHRQAKKE; the protein is encoded by the coding sequence ATGATTGACGAGAGCCAAAATAACACAGCCCAAACCGGGCTTCAGGAACTCATTGCAAAAACAAATTCGGCCATCCTGGCCACAACGAACTCAGAAAAGCAGGGCGAAGCCAGCTATTCTCCTTATGTGATGGATGAAACTGGCAATTTCTACATTTTCATAAGCGAAGCGGCCAAGCACACCAAAAATCTGATGGATGCTCCTACGCTGAGCTTAATGCTGATCGAAGATGAGGCGGAATGCAGATCAATCTTCGCCCGTAAACGGCTAACGCTCAAATGCGACGCCACCTTTATCTCTAGAGATGATGCGGTTTTCGACGAACGCATTGCTCAATTTAAGGAAACACATGGAGCCATTGTCAGCACCCTGGTCAACATGACCGACTTCCATCTTGTCCGCCTTGCACCGGAGTCTGGGCGACTTGTGATTGGCTTTGGCCAGGCTTACGATGTCAAGGGAACTGATTTTTCGAATTTCCAGCATGCCACAGTCGGCCATCGCCAGGCGAAAAAAGAGTAA
- a CDS encoding STM4013/SEN3800 family hydrolase, giving the protein MKEKVGSHDILFITLDSLRYDVAVDCWQKGLTPHFQALLGSVWEKRHTPGNFTYAAHHAFFAGFLPTPADPKADKMRLMATEFAGSETIGPQTQLFQTSNIVEGFRDYDYRTLCIGGVGFFNKKTALSSVLTDCFDESHWSDDLGVICPDSAMNQFRLASERIKGIGQDERYFLFMNMSAIHQPNYFYKAGSTEDTIDSHAAALQSVDQGLPILLKAMRQRERPVFYIICSDHGTAYGEDGFYGHRLSHDTVWTVPYADGILE; this is encoded by the coding sequence ATGAAAGAAAAAGTCGGTAGTCACGATATTCTGTTCATCACGCTGGATTCGCTGCGTTACGACGTTGCAGTTGATTGCTGGCAGAAAGGATTGACACCGCATTTTCAAGCCTTGCTTGGTTCTGTTTGGGAAAAACGACATACTCCAGGTAATTTCACCTATGCGGCCCATCACGCATTTTTTGCTGGTTTTCTTCCTACTCCAGCAGATCCTAAAGCTGATAAAATGCGATTGATGGCAACGGAGTTTGCTGGGAGTGAGACGATTGGACCTCAGACTCAGCTCTTTCAGACGAGCAACATCGTTGAGGGATTTCGAGATTACGATTACCGGACGCTGTGTATTGGTGGTGTTGGTTTTTTTAACAAGAAAACCGCCTTGAGCAGTGTTTTGACCGATTGCTTTGATGAGAGTCACTGGTCTGACGATCTGGGGGTTATCTGTCCTGATTCTGCAATGAATCAGTTCCGCTTGGCCTCCGAGCGGATTAAGGGCATTGGCCAGGATGAGCGTTATTTTCTATTTATGAATATGTCAGCGATTCATCAGCCGAACTATTTCTATAAAGCTGGGAGCACAGAAGACACGATAGATTCTCATGCTGCTGCTTTGCAATCGGTAGATCAGGGCTTGCCTATTTTACTCAAAGCCATGCGTCAGCGCGAGCGTCCGGTTTTTTATATCATCTGCTCTGATCATGGAACGGCCTATGGTGAAGATGGTTTCTATGGGCATCGCCTTTCACATGATACCGTGTGGACAGTCCCTTATGCAGATGGAATATTGGAGTAA
- a CDS encoding STM4014 family protein, translated as MAFRRSRRIVILYCGMQFGLLGNPENRRVAYFAAACKHFDLPPPLVFSWQSYLESPESIHRLMEKVDFMRMDSPAENASVTKKLIELGNRKLKPTIRFGQITWLKEYYMGFSKILDILSEQRITWMNSPSDIRIMFDKWASHQRFKQKNLPRPATELVPESIQAFRDKRSQEGRIFLKPLYASSASGVCAYQWSDKNEQLIGPIEIVKKGAQVILYNSLRVRKYNMREDIDAILQTLLPQCMLQEAWLPKAKVDGKNLDLRIVVIAGKASHWVIRQSSHPMTNLHLGNTRGNREALINVHGPKVLEDCFSLAEQAAACFRNSLYAGVDIMFNRRGQPYVLEINAFGDLLPGILHEGLDTYTTEVKALRSRVS; from the coding sequence ATGGCGTTTCGTCGCAGTCGGCGAATAGTCATATTGTATTGCGGTATGCAATTCGGATTGCTGGGAAACCCTGAAAACCGCCGAGTTGCATATTTTGCAGCTGCATGCAAACACTTCGACCTTCCTCCACCACTTGTTTTCTCATGGCAAAGCTACTTGGAATCTCCTGAGTCAATACATCGTTTGATGGAGAAGGTAGATTTCATGCGCATGGATTCACCAGCGGAAAATGCAAGTGTAACAAAAAAGTTAATTGAACTTGGGAACCGCAAACTTAAACCTACTATTAGGTTTGGACAGATCACGTGGCTCAAAGAGTATTACATGGGTTTCAGCAAGATTTTGGATATTTTATCTGAGCAACGCATTACTTGGATGAACAGTCCATCTGACATAAGAATCATGTTCGATAAATGGGCAAGCCATCAACGCTTCAAGCAAAAGAATTTACCACGACCTGCCACGGAACTTGTTCCCGAAAGCATCCAAGCATTTCGCGATAAGCGCTCTCAAGAGGGACGAATCTTCTTAAAGCCCCTATACGCATCATCCGCATCCGGCGTTTGTGCCTATCAGTGGTCTGATAAAAATGAGCAATTAATCGGTCCGATCGAAATCGTCAAAAAGGGCGCTCAGGTTATTCTCTATAATTCGCTACGGGTCAGAAAATATAACATGAGAGAAGACATTGATGCAATTCTCCAGACACTACTACCTCAATGTATGCTACAAGAAGCATGGTTGCCCAAAGCCAAGGTAGATGGAAAGAATCTGGATTTACGCATTGTAGTGATCGCTGGAAAAGCCAGCCATTGGGTCATTCGCCAAAGCAGTCATCCAATGACAAATTTGCACTTGGGAAATACCCGAGGTAATCGCGAAGCATTAATCAATGTGCATGGACCTAAAGTGCTCGAAGATTGCTTCTCTTTAGCAGAACAAGCTGCAGCCTGCTTCCGGAACAGCCTCTATGCAGGTGTCGATATTATGTTCAATAGGCGCGGCCAACCATATGTTCTTGAGATCAATGCATTCGGCGATTTACTTCCCGGAATACTACACGAAGGCCTTGATACGTATACCACAGAGGTTAAAGCACTTAGATCACGTGTATCCTAA
- a CDS encoding DUF6745 domain-containing protein — MLKFTPEQARDYIRRGGTESLQVSGKLDLSNEKLDEVPHGLQCYELDLSGTSITTLPNDILVECRLILDNCIHLTSLPEGLSVGSISLRNCNSLSALPENLETWFLDLTDCQRFCNWPKAATIHRGHLVLRNCINLQALPPWLNNLANLDVSGCVMLSELPDNFSISSWIDVGGSNIKGLPENLQKASIHWRGVPVDQRIAFQPWDLSASEALKESNAELRRVIIERMGYLRFSQEAKAKIIDEDTDPGGKRQLLRINLEEDEPLVGLSCFCPSTQRQYFLRVPPAMKSCHQAAAWMAGYDDPNLYKPVIET; from the coding sequence ATGTTGAAATTTACGCCAGAACAAGCTCGTGATTACATCCGACGTGGAGGTACAGAATCTTTACAGGTCTCAGGGAAACTGGATCTATCCAATGAAAAGTTAGATGAAGTGCCACATGGCTTGCAATGCTATGAGCTCGATCTCTCGGGAACTTCGATCACAACTTTGCCAAACGACATTCTAGTAGAATGCCGCCTCATTCTCGATAATTGCATTCACCTCACCTCTTTACCTGAAGGATTAAGTGTTGGCTCAATCAGCCTTAGAAATTGCAACTCGCTCTCCGCCTTGCCAGAAAACCTGGAAACGTGGTTTCTCGATTTAACGGACTGTCAGCGTTTCTGCAATTGGCCGAAAGCGGCAACGATTCACCGTGGCCATCTTGTGCTCCGTAATTGCATCAACCTTCAAGCACTCCCGCCCTGGTTGAATAATCTGGCGAATCTGGATGTTTCAGGCTGTGTTATGTTGTCAGAGCTCCCCGATAACTTTTCTATAAGTAGCTGGATTGATGTGGGTGGTTCTAATATTAAAGGACTTCCTGAGAATCTTCAAAAGGCCTCCATCCACTGGCGAGGTGTTCCGGTTGATCAAAGAATCGCTTTTCAACCTTGGGATTTGAGTGCCAGCGAGGCACTCAAAGAATCAAATGCAGAGTTGCGACGTGTGATTATTGAACGCATGGGATATCTCCGTTTTTCCCAGGAGGCTAAGGCAAAAATCATCGACGAAGATACTGACCCGGGAGGCAAAAGGCAATTACTTCGCATCAATTTGGAAGAGGATGAGCCACTCGTTGGACTGTCTTGCTTTTGCCCTTCGACGCAGAGACAATATTTCCTTCGTGTTCCACCTGCGATGAAATCGTGCCATCAGGCTGCAGCCTGGATGGCGGGATACGATGATCCTAATTTGTATAAACCTGTAATTGAAACCTAA